One Baekduia alba genomic window, ATCGTCGACAAGACGCACTTCGTCGTGCGCACGACGAGCCGGCGCCGGCCGAAGTTCACGGGATGACGCGGGCGGCCGCGGCCGGCGCCGTCGCGGTGGCGATCGCGGTGCTCGGCGCGGCCGTGGCGAACCACGCGACGCGGGCGTCGACCTCGCCGGCGCCGCGCGCGGGCCATGGCGCCGACGCGGCGCTCGGCCTGCCGGCGCCCACCGCGGGCGGGCTGCCGGTCGGCCGCGCGGTGCCGGGCGCGCGCGGCGGCGCGCTGTGGGTCGCCGTCCGCCGGAGCACGGTCGCCCGCGCCGGACCGCGCACGACCGCCGCGCGCGTCGCGACCGTCGCCGCGCTGACGCCCGAGAAGACCACCAACATCGTCCAACCGCTCGCACGGCGGCGCGATGCGACCGGTCGGCTGTGGGTGCGCGTGCGACTGCCGGCGCTGCCCAACGGGCGGACCGGCTGGGTGCCGCGCGC contains:
- a CDS encoding L,D-transpeptidase; the encoded protein is MTRAAAAGAVAVAIAVLGAAVANHATRASTSPAPRAGHGADAALGLPAPTAGGLPVGRAVPGARGGALWVAVRRSTVARAGPRTTAARVATVAALTPEKTTNIVQPLARRRDATGRLWVRVRLPALPNGRTGWVPRAALGAYGTAATRLVVDRGALTATLLRGGRVMFRAPVGVGTAAAPTPAGRFVVRNVLRRYRSAFYGPVAFGTSARSATLTDWPGGGYIGIHGTDRPGLVPGRVSHGCIRMRNRDISVLARLMAPGTPLTIS